A single genomic interval of Melitaea cinxia chromosome 18, ilMelCinx1.1, whole genome shotgun sequence harbors:
- the LOC123662091 gene encoding CLIP domain-containing serine protease 2-like has translation MTSRTLFLFCLFVFYGCVNTNARRCDSCMTIPECPEAVSFGRKEKNNLNYVKSILENAKCEGVSMKHGRPSPKICCEDFTNQVLSRLNVLDEEKNITKIEENVNMETHENFKLLPTKCGRSNGERIFGGDFANLYELPWMVIIATEENGKRKFHCGGSIINDKYVLTAAHCLQRHKILGVRIGEYNLNTKEDCSGYASFRVCENHIQNCRVDEIIIHENFTYNPPSNDIALIRLKKRIDLTYKNTEPICLPVFNELIKMDLARKRATVSGWGLTEFARKSPILRKVEIPIKTSYECIQSYLSYNIDETDMKVMCAGEDGKDSCSGDSGGPLVIEDVYNGTFRNIQFGVVSLGPRTCGSGEPGMYTDVRKYVKWILDHIRE, from the exons atgaCTTCAAgaacgttatttttattttgcttattcGTGTTCTATGGGTGTGTTAACACAAATGCGA GACGATGTGACAGTTGCATGACTATTCCTGAATGCCCAGAAGCAGTAAGTTTCGGAAGGAAAGAaaagaataatttgaattatgTGAAATCAATACTGGAAAACGCTAAGTGCGAGGGAGTCTCAATGAAACACGGAAGACCGTCAcctaaa ATTTGTTGTGAAGATTTCACAAATCAGGTCTTATCAAGATTAAATGTATTAGATgaagaaaaaaacataacaaaaatagaagaaaatgtAAATATGGAAACACACGAGAATTTCAAACTATTACCGACAAAATGCGGCCGGTCTAATGGAGAACGTATCTTCGGGGGTGACTTTGCTAACCTCTATGAGCTTCCGTGGATGGTTATCATCGCTACAGAAGAAAATG gaAAAAGAAAATTCCATTGCGGTGGATCCATTATTAACGACAAATATGTTCTGACCGCTGCACACTGCTTGCAAAGACACAAAATTCTTGGAGTTCGTATTGGCGAGTATAATCTTAATACGAAAGAAGACTGCTCTGGATACGCATCTTTCCGCGTTTGTGAAAATCATATTCAG aACTGTCGTGTTGACGAAATTATTATACATGAAAATTTCACTTATAATCCGCCATCAAACGATATTGCTCTTATCCGGCTCAAGAAACGAATTGACTTAACATATA aaaacacTGAGCCAATCTGTCTGCCAGTATTCAATGAACTAATAAAAATGGACCTTGCTAGAAAAAGAGCAACTGTAAGCGGCTGGGGACTGACAGAGTTTGCGAGAAAATCGCCCATTCTTCGGAAAGTTGAAATACCGATAAAGACGAGTTATGAATGTATACAAAGTTATTTGAG ttataatattgaTGAAACTGACATGAAGGTTATGTGCGCTGGTGAAGACGGGAAGGATAGTTGCAGCGGCGACTCAGGAGGCCCGCTAGTGATTGAAGATGTATACAACGGCACATTCCGAAACATTCAATTCGGGGTAGTCTCTTTGGGTCCTAGGACGTGTGGGTCAGGCGAACCCGGAATGTATACTGATGTTAGAAAGTATGTCAAGTGGATTTTGGACCATATAAGAGAATGA
- the LOC123662178 gene encoding hemicentin-1-like, with translation MGRRMRIYPALICFMITLSPLFAFIPGIDGPVTSQEALEGDKTTLFCDSTTDYQNDELMLLVWYKDNVPIYSYDARISSEWSSSSYNTSARLKANIETQPTSLLITALRGDDQALYHCRVDFLLAPTRNVGVNLTVIVLPSQPFFLDELGNKVERRIGPYHEGDTLVLSCLVIGGRPPPRISWYSGKDLVDESDGVSDIPGVRENVLYLPLTRSNTDSLSCRASNTHLIAPLRAALQIEIFLPAFNVTINWERGVIDGALRAGRPAVVKCVTLGSYPQPEITWWLDHRHLTQHSNQSWDNVTRKAESFLEFTPAVNENGATLACVATNTVMAPGRDSKADVIILNVTYSPIVEVSKLGDGRLNEVVELDSLHLECEVKANPPVLSFTWYFNDLEIRPNNLWGSQIASQTLSIDEVTKRHAGRYSCGARNNVGETRAEPVNITVLYPPACHEHGITLVKEALKCNVKALPPPDTFFWHIQPADEDVQQLTTGSAILPLSQLTGSLSRTLDASCEAGNGIASQEKPCKKIFSFEQLRPPQPQQCDLAFEYEEFQMRCIPVENATYYEVSVWRMSTSNTSLVLERRGSMGYGMSQALAQGEGVPWLVRGPLGNLRVGDEAGASACNRYGCSTALLLRPTENLLQATVNPWWKFLLERDVGISVGAVVLVTVFVLSTVLAVRIARRARSKPTPVIQVLQLDEVARDYLETIGDRKVHASCSLRSCSSGYSDGSAESAPTVDRRRKPRLWDWEPPPDVTLTVHRESAV, from the exons GACCAGTGACATCTCAGGAAGCGTTAGAGGGAGACAAGACAACATTATTCTGCGATTCAACAACAGATTATCAAAATGACGAACTGATGCTTTTAGTCTGGTACAAAGATAATGTGCCTATTTATAG ttatgacGCTCGAATCTCCAGCGAGTGGTCGAGTTCATCATATAATACTAGTGCTAGACTGAAGGCCAATATAGAAACACAGCCTACTTCCCTCTTAATAACTGCGTTAAGAGGTGACGACCAAGCATTGTATCACTGCCGTGTAGACTTCCTTTTGGCACCGACCAGGAACGTAGGAGTGAATTTAACTGTAATTG tTCTTCCAAGTCAACCATTTTTTCTTGATGAACTTGGTAACAAAGTAGAAAGGAGAATAGGACCATACCACGAAGGAGATACTTTAGTATTAAGTTGTCTCGTGATAGGAG GTCGACCACCACCTAGAATAAGCTGGTATTCTGGAAAGGACCTGGTCGACGAATCAGACGGTGTGAGTGACATACCAGGAGTTAGAGAGAATGTTCTATACCTTCCTCTCACTCGCAGTAATACTGACTCACTCTCGTGTAGAGCCAGCAATACCCACCTCATTGCACCACTGCGTGCCGCTCtgcaaattgaaatatttt tacCGGCATTCAACGTAACAATAAACTGGGAGCGAGGGGTGATTGACGGCGCACTGCGAGCGGGCAGACCGGCTGTCGTGAAATGTGTCACCCTCGGTTCTTACCCTCAACCCGAGATCACGTGGTGGCTGGACCACCGACATCTTACACAACACAGCAATCAg AGTTGGGATAATGTGACGCGGAAAGCGGAGTCGTTTCTGGAGTTCACGCCAGCGGTAAACGAAAATGGCGCCACACTAGCTTGTGTCGCCACGAACACCGTTATGGCACCAGGACGGGACTCCAAAGCTGAtgtcataattttaaatgttacct ATAGCCCAATAGTAGAAGTATCAAAACTAGGAGATGGAAGACTGAATGAAGTGGTTGAGCTGGACAGCTTGCACCTGGAGTGTGAAGTTAAAGCTAACCCACCCGTATTAAGTTTTACTTGGTATTTTAAT GACTTAGAGATACGACCAAACAATTTGTGGGGCAGTCAAATTGCGTCTCAAACCTTGTCAATAGATGAGGTCACGAAGAGGCACGCTGGTCGATACTCCTGTGGCGCTCGAAATAATGTCGGCGAGACTAGAGCGGAACCGGTCAATATAACCGTGTTAT aTCCACCTGCATGTCATGAGCATGGCATAACTTTAGTTAAAGAAGCGTTGAAATGTAACGTGAAAGCACTTCCTCCTCCGGATACTTTCTTTTGGCATATCCAACCTGCGGACGAGGATGTTCAACAACTAACAACGGGCTCAGCAATCTTGCCTCTTTCACAATTAACCGGATCTCTATCGAGGACCTTAGATGCAAGCTGTGAAGCTGGAAATGGCATTGCATCTCAAGAGAAACCATGCAAAAAGATATTTAGTTTTGAACAATTGCGACCCCCACAACCGCAGCAATGTGACCTCGCATTTGAATATGAAGAATTCCAAATGAGATGCATTCCAG TGGAAAACGCAACATACTATGAAGTATCTGTATGGCGAATGTCAACGTCAAATACTTCATTGGTGCTTGAAAGAAGAGGATCGATGGGGTACGGAATGAGTCAGGCTCTCGCGCAAGGCGAGGGTGTACCGTGGCTTGTTAGAGGCCCTCTCGGAAATTTGAGGGTAGGAGACGAAGCGGGCGCCTCAGCTTGCAACAGATACGGGTGTTCTACCGCACTGTTACTACGACCGACGGAGAACTTGTTACAAGCTACCGTTAATCCTTGGTGGAAAT TTCTGTTAGAGAGAGACGTGGGAATATCAGTGGGAGCCGTGGTGCTGGTCACAGTGTTCGTGCTGTCCACCGTGCTCGCCGTGCGTATCGCGCGACGCGCCCGTTCCAAGCCGACGCCGGTCATACAAGTACTGCAGCTGGACGAAGTGGCCCGAGACTATCTGGAAACCATTGGAG ATCGTAAAGTACACGCTTCATGCAGCCTCAGATCTTGCAGCAGCGGGTACTCTGATGGTTCAGCAGAGTCCGCTCCAACAGTGGACAGAAGACGTAAACCACGCCTATGGGACTGGGAACCACCTCCAGACGTTACTCTCACAGTGCACAGAGAAAGCGCTGTATAA